The Obesumbacterium proteus DNA window CATTCATGATGCTCTTATCTATAACGTAGGTCTGATTCGAGCATTTTCAACGTATTCCAACTAATCTGTTCACTTAATCTAATCACTGGCAAATAAGCCGTGATATTTGTGCATATTAAGAGTCGAATAAAACAATGAAGTTCCCTTTGCATGAGTCAAGGAAGCGTAAAAAATTATGGCGCGTCTTTACAAAACTCGACTTTATTCATCATCTTTATTATTCCGCAGCCATTAAGCGACGGTATTCATCATAAGCATAAAGATCGGTCATACCGCTGATATAATCTTGGATTAAACGGGCCCGATAATAATACTCTCGAACCTCGCGTTGCTCATTAGACAGATGTTTAATCTGTTTAACGGCTTCACGATAAGCGGCAAGATGCTTTCCTGAAAGCTTATGAAATAGGCGAGTTTCAATAGGAAATTTTTTATGTTTATTATCTTCAACGAGTTTGGCAAAGTCGTCCATTGGCATATCAAGCAAATCACTATAGATATCTAATAACCCCGTGATAACGCGATATCCCTGCAGTTCAAGCTGTTCAACTTCATGATGATTAAACACATAGCTGCGCGCTACATTTTTAAACACGTCAAGCAGACGATTTTCTTGCCCTTCATCGTCAATAAGCGGCTCATTAAACGCACCTTCAACGATTGACTCAAGATGATGACAGAATCGGTCGGCGGCATGCGGTACCAGCACTTTAATGACATTCACTCTCAAATACATAAAGAACGCTTCTGAGCGACCCGCTGTTTGCATGCGGCTATACGCGTCACCGACAATCGTGGCGAAGAGTTCACCTTCCCCATCTTTGTTCCATTCGTCTTGGAGATAGTTATAAAGCTGTTCTACGGTAAAAATGTTCTTTTCTACCGCATCTTCTAAATCCGCAACACAATATGAGATATCATCCGCCGCTTCCATTATATAAGTCAGCGGAAAGCGGTGATATTCCTGAATGTTTACCTTTCGTTGTAAGGTATGGATAAAATTTTCTTCTGCCCAATAATAACCCGGCTTCTTCATCAAGTAGCTATATTGCTCTGGCTTCTCGCCAGTCCAATAGGCTGGACGGGTATATTTAAAAACACAGGCAATTTGCGCGTAGGTTAAATTTAGTCTAAGTAAGGTATGAATAAGCCGTATTGCCTGTGCATTACCTTCAAAATTGCATAAATCAATTCTAACTTTGCCACGCAAAATATTCAGATCAGCATCAGCCGTGTTACGGCGCAACACCACAACTTGGCACTGTGATTCATCATCTGAAAAATCCTGTCCTTCCGCAATTACACCGAGTCGTCGGCTAAACCAATCGTTAATCGCTGATTCCCCAAAATGGCCAAACGGTGGATTGCCGATGTCATGCATCAGGCACGCCATTTCAACGATGCTCTCAAAAGAATCAAGATACAGATCTAGGCCGAGGTCGCTTATGCGGCCTGTTTTTTTCAGATGATGAATGACTTCTTTGGCAATATGTCGCCCAACCTGCTGCACTTCCATCGAATGTGTCAGACGACTCCGCACGGCGGCGTTTCGTTCTAGAGGAAATACCTGTGTTTTCTGCTGTAGTCGGCGAATGGCGGCTGAATTGATAATACGCCCACGATCGCTTTCAAAGCGTCGTGCTATTTCATATCCGTCGTCGAGCTCTTGGCTATCCACGCTATAAAACCGCTGATAGCAAAATTTAGCACCTAGATTAATATCCATTCTGCATCCTTTTTTAAGCCTTCAAACAACAGACAAAAAAATAACCACTAAAAGAATACGCTAACAGTAATGTACTGAAAATTCATCCTTTGTAGGCCAAAGCCCTTACATTAGCAGCCGATTCATAGCCAAAAGCACTTTTTACCTCCTCATGATAGACTAGGGCAGGTCTTTGAATGGCTTAAGCTTGAATATTTAACGAGCATTAACTCACTATTTTGCAGGTATTATCATGAAAGTAGGCATCATTGGTGCAATGGAGCAAGAAGTTGCTGTGCTGCGCGATCGCATTGAAAATCGTCAAACTCTGCAGCGCGCAGGCTGTGAAATCTACACGGGCACCCTTGGCGGTGTTGAAATCGCGTTGCTCAAATCGGGGATTGGTAAAGTCTCTGCCGCGATGGGCACGACCTTGCTACTGGAGCATTGCCGTCCAGACGTGGTGATAAACACCGGTTCTGCCGGTGGTTTGGCTAGCACGCTGAAAGTGGGCGATATCGTCGTTTCTGATGAAGTTCGCTATCACGATGCCGACGTGACGGCTTTTGGCTATGAGCCGGGCCAAATGGCGGGCTGCCCTGCCGCATTTGTCGCAGACACCAACCTGATTGCGCTGGCAGAACGCTGCATCACAGCGCTAAATCTGAATGCAGTTCGCGGCTTAATTTGCAGCGGCGATGTTTTCATTAACGGCGCTGAGCCGCTGGCTCGCATTCGTGCAACTTTCCCAAACGTTGCTGCGGTTGAGATGGAAGCGGCTGCGGTTGCCCACGTTTGCCACGCATTTAACACACCGTTTGTGGTGGTGCGCGCTATCTCTGACGTGGCAGACAAAGAATCGCACCTGAGCTTTGATGAGTTCTTAGTGGTTGCCGCTCAACAGTCCTCACTGATGGTCGAAGCGATGTTGCAGGAATTCGCTAAACAGGCCTAAGAAAAGATGAGACCCAAAAAATGAAACTGAAACAGCCTGTCTCACGCCTATTGGGCGCTCTTTGGCTGCTGCTGTGTCTGCCGCTCTCTGCGGCAGACCGCGTCATTAGCCTATCACCACATACCACCGAAATGGCGTATGCCGCAGGACTGGGCGATAAGATGGTTGCCGCCAGCGCTTATTCTAATTACCCGCCTGCTGCGGAAAAACTCGAAAAAGTGGCCTCATGGCAAGGGATAAACCTCGAACGCATTCTCGCCCTGAAGCCCGATTTAATTCTGGCATGGCGTGGAGGAAACCCTCAGCGCGTGCTCGATCAGTTGGCCGGATTTAATATTCCCATCTTTTATTCCGATCCTAAAAGCATTGATGGGATTGCCGACGATCTCGATCGCTTAGCCTCTTATAGCCCAACACCTCAGGTTGCTCACGATGCAGCAAACCATTTTCGTGACGAGGTGAAAATGCTACGTGAGAAGTATCAACGCCCAACCACAACTCGCGTACTGATGCAGTTTGGCACCCAGCCGCTTTTCACGACGTCTAAAGCCACCATTCAGAGCGATTTACTGTCGCTGTGCGGCGCCACTAATATTTTTGCCGACAGCCCAGTGCCTTGGCCTCAGGTGAGCCGCGAGCAGGTAATCGTCCGTAAACCGCAGGTTATTGTGGTCAGTGGCTCACAAGAGCAAGTTGAAACGGTGAAACAGTTTTGGCAGCCACAGTTAAACGTTCCCGTTATCGCCATCAATGAAGATTGGCTAAACCGCAGTGGCCCGCGCATTATTCTGGCAGCTCAGTCCCTGTGCGAACAATTAGATCACCTCACGCCTAAAACAGCACAATAACTAAAAACACTTTTCTTTAGCCGTTGAAGAAAAGTGTTTAATTCTGTATCCCCCCATAGAAAGTGTTCAAAATTCAATGTATCTTATTGCATCGTAATAAATAAAATAATCAATTAAAACAATAAGTTAATTATATAATCACTCACTCGCTGATTTGACAGTTGTTATACACAGTTGTCATACATTGCAAAGAAACAGACAGGGGAACCAACCATGCTGGTGTATTGGCTGGATATTCTAGGCACCGCGGTATTTGCTATCTCAGGCGTTTTATTGGCAGGCAAACTGAGAATGGACCCGTTCGGCGTGCTGGTTTTAGGCGTTGTTACCGCCGTTGGCGGCGGTACCATTCGAGATATGGCACTCGACCACGGGCCTGTTTTTTGGGTCAAAGATCCTACCGATCTCGTTGTGGCGATGGTGACCTGTCTAGCAACCATCGTACTGGTACGCCAACCACGACGTTTACCCAGTTGGATCCTGCCGGTGTTAGATGCGGTTGGTTTAGCCGTATTTGTGGGTATCGGTGTTAACAAAGCATTTGCCGGTGGCGCTGGCCCGCTGATCGCCGTTTGTATGGGCGTGATTACTGGCGTGGGCGGTGGCATGATCCGCGATGTTCTCGCTCGCGAAATTCCAATGATCCTACGCACTGAAATTTATGCAACCGCCTGTATTATTGGCGGTATTGTTCACGTTACCGCTTATGCAACCTTCGGAATGGATCTGCAAAATGCCATGATGCTAGGCATGTTCGTGACATTAGCCATTCGCCTTGCTGCCATTCGTTGGCATTTGAAACTCCCGACGTTTACTCTAGACAGCTAAATAATTTTTCTCGGAGCGACGTCCTGTCGCTCCTATCCATTTATGTTCTTGAATCTATTTACCTTCAAGCGCTATGAAATAAAGTCCTCTCTTTGCGGTGTAAATACATCGACCAGCGTTCCCGCCTCAATGCATACACAGCCATGCATAACATTGGGCTTTTTATAGAGCGTATCGCCCGCGCAGACCCGATGGGTTTCATCTCCAATCGTAAAATCAAAAACGCCGGATTTCACATAGGTGCTTTGCTCATGGGGATGATTGTGTAATGGGCCAATCGCTCCAGTTTGGAAGCAGACCTCCACCATCATCATCGTGCCACCGTGAGCAAGAACCTTGCGGGTAACGCCCTCACCTGCTGGCTCAACTGCAATATTTTGGTAAAAGAAGAACATAGTTTATTCCTTTAGATATAGGCTTTTCATGAATATATTCGCCGTAGTTCAAGCAACGTTTTCTTAGTGCACCAGACCAAACGTATATTTAATGAAAGCGGATAAAATCGTGAAATCAGGGTCGGCGAAAGTCACACCTGTAGCACCTAAGTAGCTGAATAACGGTAAAACCAGCGCGGGAAGGAAACACAGTAATAAGCCGTTAACGAAGCTAGCAATGATTGCGCCTCTTAAACCACCGGTGGCATTACCAAATATGGCGGCGGTACCTCCGCAGGTAAAACTGGCTAGAATTCCCGGCACAATAATCGGCAATCCAAGCGATGGGAAAATAGCGATACAGCAAAGTTCAGCAAAGAAGCTCACTAAAAACCCAATCAATACCGCATTAGGCGACTTATCAAAAAGAACCATGGGATCAACTGCCGGAATTGAACCGGGAGCAATTGTTTGGGAAATACCTTTAAACGCAGGAACAATTTCTTCGGCAAATAGCACCACGCCCTTTTTAGCGATAAATAATCCGCCAGCAAAGACCGCTGATTTTTCCAGTAGCCAAACCAGATAAGGTTTCTTCTCCATAATGCTGACTAAATACTCATTACTGGAAAATAGAGAAGAGACACCAAGAAGGCAGAACATAGTGAGAAACGTTGCTACGTCTGAGTTTTTCAAAAAGCTAAATTTGTCGCTGACATTAACGTGCTCAACGTTAACCGAAGTGTTGCCAAACCATTTACCTAAGAAAGAAGCAATAAGGTAAGAGCTCGAGGCCGCGTGAGCGATACAATAATCATTATGACCGATGATTTTCCGGCTAAACCGGGACAAAATCGTTGGGAATACGGCCATGTAAACGCCAATCACAACGGAGCCAAAGACTATGGAAAATAACTCGCTATAGCCTAATCCCACCAGCGCAGCCGTCACTGAAAAAGCCATAAAAACAATAAGATGCAATGACAGATAGATAGATTTAAAACGCGTATATCGCGCAAGCAGAATATTAATTATCATAGCGAAAAATAGAATAATTGCCGCGGGACGACCTAGTCGGTCGATAGTCAGCGCCATGATCGCTTCGTTACTAGGAACTACGCCTCTCAGACCAAATGCGTGGGTAAACAGGTCGCTGAACATGGTTAATACGCCCCCCAGTATTCCGCCCCCTGTTTTAATCAGCACAAAGCCTAAAAAAGCGAGTACAGTCCCTTTTATAATCGTGGTCAGCTTTGCCTTTTGCAGGCAAAGCCCACAGAAAGCAATAAAAGCTATGATGATCGATGGTGTTCCAAAAACTTTTAATAAATAGTCCATAATAAACCTTATTTTTATATTAAGTTTGAAAGTCACGGCCAGCAAAAAACAGCAACACTCATCCCCTCATTAAATAGTTAATTTAACGAGTCGCATTCTTTTGTATAAATAAAATGGGTTATTACACGTATTAATTGAATCTGTAAAAAGAACGCTTAATACTTTCTACGTTA harbors:
- the dgt gene encoding dGTPase gives rise to the protein MDINLGAKFCYQRFYSVDSQELDDGYEIARRFESDRGRIINSAAIRRLQQKTQVFPLERNAAVRSRLTHSMEVQQVGRHIAKEVIHHLKKTGRISDLGLDLYLDSFESIVEMACLMHDIGNPPFGHFGESAINDWFSRRLGVIAEGQDFSDDESQCQVVVLRRNTADADLNILRGKVRIDLCNFEGNAQAIRLIHTLLRLNLTYAQIACVFKYTRPAYWTGEKPEQYSYLMKKPGYYWAEENFIHTLQRKVNIQEYHRFPLTYIMEAADDISYCVADLEDAVEKNIFTVEQLYNYLQDEWNKDGEGELFATIVGDAYSRMQTAGRSEAFFMYLRVNVIKVLVPHAADRFCHHLESIVEGAFNEPLIDDEGQENRLLDVFKNVARSYVFNHHEVEQLELQGYRVITGLLDIYSDLLDMPMDDFAKLVEDNKHKKFPIETRLFHKLSGKHLAAYREAVKQIKHLSNEQREVREYYYRARLIQDYISGMTDLYAYDEYRRLMAAE
- the mtnN gene encoding 5'-methylthioadenosine/S-adenosylhomocysteine nucleosidase; this translates as MKVGIIGAMEQEVAVLRDRIENRQTLQRAGCEIYTGTLGGVEIALLKSGIGKVSAAMGTTLLLEHCRPDVVINTGSAGGLASTLKVGDIVVSDEVRYHDADVTAFGYEPGQMAGCPAAFVADTNLIALAERCITALNLNAVRGLICSGDVFINGAEPLARIRATFPNVAAVEMEAAAVAHVCHAFNTPFVVVRAISDVADKESHLSFDEFLVVAAQQSSLMVEAMLQEFAKQA
- the btuF gene encoding vitamin B12 ABC transporter substrate-binding protein BtuF; the protein is MKLKQPVSRLLGALWLLLCLPLSAADRVISLSPHTTEMAYAAGLGDKMVAASAYSNYPPAAEKLEKVASWQGINLERILALKPDLILAWRGGNPQRVLDQLAGFNIPIFYSDPKSIDGIADDLDRLASYSPTPQVAHDAANHFRDEVKMLREKYQRPTTTRVLMQFGTQPLFTTSKATIQSDLLSLCGATNIFADSPVPWPQVSREQVIVRKPQVIVVSGSQEQVETVKQFWQPQLNVPVIAINEDWLNRSGPRIILAAQSLCEQLDHLTPKTAQ
- a CDS encoding TRIC cation channel family protein; its protein translation is MLVYWLDILGTAVFAISGVLLAGKLRMDPFGVLVLGVVTAVGGGTIRDMALDHGPVFWVKDPTDLVVAMVTCLATIVLVRQPRRLPSWILPVLDAVGLAVFVGIGVNKAFAGGAGPLIAVCMGVITGVGGGMIRDVLAREIPMILRTEIYATACIIGGIVHVTAYATFGMDLQNAMMLGMFVTLAIRLAAIRWHLKLPTFTLDS
- a CDS encoding cupin domain-containing protein — protein: MFFFYQNIAVEPAGEGVTRKVLAHGGTMMMVEVCFQTGAIGPLHNHPHEQSTYVKSGVFDFTIGDETHRVCAGDTLYKKPNVMHGCVCIEAGTLVDVFTPQREDFIS
- a CDS encoding PTS ascorbate transporter subunit IIC, whose product is MDYLLKVFGTPSIIIAFIAFCGLCLQKAKLTTIIKGTVLAFLGFVLIKTGGGILGGVLTMFSDLFTHAFGLRGVVPSNEAIMALTIDRLGRPAAIILFFAMIINILLARYTRFKSIYLSLHLIVFMAFSVTAALVGLGYSELFSIVFGSVVIGVYMAVFPTILSRFSRKIIGHNDYCIAHAASSSYLIASFLGKWFGNTSVNVEHVNVSDKFSFLKNSDVATFLTMFCLLGVSSLFSSNEYLVSIMEKKPYLVWLLEKSAVFAGGLFIAKKGVVLFAEEIVPAFKGISQTIAPGSIPAVDPMVLFDKSPNAVLIGFLVSFFAELCCIAIFPSLGLPIIVPGILASFTCGGTAAIFGNATGGLRGAIIASFVNGLLLCFLPALVLPLFSYLGATGVTFADPDFTILSAFIKYTFGLVH